A single region of the Syntrophotalea acetylenica genome encodes:
- a CDS encoding phage regulatory CII family protein, with amino-acid sequence MAGIAHNPPEETLREMLYRWAKARPLTLKRQAEHLGLAESTLGNSINPHIEAMEYKLAWLIPHMLLNDSLAPLDYLEACVGRVAFDLPQAPECVANLQAELARTIKEFGDVIAASGTALEDGRVQRNEVKRIEQEINEMVRQAFAFLQAVKDRMERY; translated from the coding sequence ATGGCGGGGATCGCACACAATCCACCGGAAGAGACGTTGCGGGAAATGCTGTATCGCTGGGCGAAGGCCCGGCCTCTGACGCTGAAACGGCAGGCGGAGCACCTGGGCCTGGCCGAGAGCACGCTGGGGAACAGCATCAATCCTCACATCGAGGCGATGGAATACAAGCTGGCCTGGCTGATCCCGCACATGCTCCTGAACGATAGCCTGGCGCCGTTGGATTATCTGGAGGCGTGTGTGGGCCGTGTGGCGTTCGATCTGCCCCAGGCGCCCGAGTGCGTGGCGAATCTGCAGGCGGAGCTGGCGCGCACGATTAAAGAGTTTGGAGATGTGATCGCGGCCTCGGGCACGGCTCTGGAGGACGGAAGAGTTCAGCGGAACGAAGTGAAGCGCATCGAGCAGGAAATTAACGAGATGGTCCGTCAGGCGTTTGCTTTTTTGCAAGCGGTGAAGGACCGCATGGAGCGTTA